Genomic DNA from Acidobacteriota bacterium:
CTGTGGCCGAAGATCTCCGCCGGCGCGCTTGATCGCGGCATCCTGTTCGGCGCCGGCATCCTGATGTTCGCGTCGCTGAGCTGGGCGACGGGCTCGATCCTTTCGCGCCGTTGGGACCTGAAGGTCGATCCCTTCGCCGCGACCGGTTGGGAGATGCTTATCGCCGGGACGGTGAGCCTCGTGATCGCGCTCGCGCTCGGCGACCAGCATCGTGTGGTGTGGACGGCACGCGGCATCGGCGCCATCGCCTACCTCATCACCGCCGGTTCGCTGTTCGGATTGACCGCATATATATGGTTGCTGAACCACGTGCCCACGGCGAAGGTGGCGACGTATGCGTATGTGAATCCGATCGTCGCCGTCTTCCTCGGCTGGCTCATCCTGCACGAGCAGGTGGATGGCTACATCCTCGCGGGCGCGATCGTGATCGTGGGGTCGGTGTGGCTGGTGAACACGTCGAAGGTGCGCAAGCCGGTGGAGGCAGGGAAGCGGGCACAGCCGGAGATAGCCGCGTGCGAGGGCGTGGCAGACTGAAAGAGATTGCAGATCTCAGATTGTAGATTGCAGAATTATTAA
This window encodes:
- a CDS encoding EamA family transporter, with product MTESERQHRFLIALNFGMVYVLWGSTYLAIRIVVEHIPPAVMGATRFLAGGVIMLAWCAVSGRNIKLTRLDFRRVATIGVLLLIGGNVGVAWAEKTVPSGLTALIVAVVPLWVAIIETFILKGERLLRRGVFGLLLGIVGLVILLWPKISAGALDRGILFGAGILMFASLSWATGSILSRRWDLKVDPFAATGWEMLIAGTVSLVIALALGDQHRVVWTARGIGAIAYLITAGSLFGLTAYIWLLNHVPTAKVATYAYVNPIVAVFLGWLILHEQVDGYILAGAIVIVGSVWLVNTSKVRKPVEAGKRAQPEIAACEGVAD